A window from Enterocloster bolteae encodes these proteins:
- a CDS encoding BTAD domain-containing putative transcriptional regulator — MNQSSGNKPVIHVRMFGGFTITMDEKAMCDSDNRSRKAWSLLSYLIIKRRGDVSINELFHAIWQDGVQDNPYGALKTLVFRVRKMLEAAGFPSQDLILSQKGAYMWNPAWETEVDTDRFESLCRRILDPELDGKNMWEACLEAFELYRGIFLPRSAEESWVGPMAAYYHTLYQKLVVYMAEELIRDKEYAQVEEICQRAIGIDRFAEDFHYYWIYAAYGQGEQETALKRYKDTTDMFYRERLMTPSEHFKELYKVISNSEQEVVTDLDVIQENLGTGSAGEGHGAYQCEYAVFKRLVQLERRGVERSGDSVYLCLLTVGDRKGRTLKPEIQARAMERLRASIQKSLRSSDVYARYSVSQFILLLSSATFENSEMVMDRILSAFNKSYVRKDVAVNYSLDVLKP, encoded by the coding sequence ATGAATCAATCATCAGGAAATAAGCCGGTTATCCATGTCAGGATGTTCGGCGGTTTCACCATCACAATGGATGAAAAGGCCATGTGCGACAGCGATAACCGGTCCAGGAAAGCCTGGAGCCTGCTGAGCTATCTGATAATCAAGCGCAGGGGAGATGTGAGCATCAATGAGCTGTTCCATGCCATCTGGCAGGACGGTGTTCAGGATAATCCTTACGGCGCCCTTAAAACCCTGGTTTTTCGGGTTAGGAAGATGCTGGAGGCCGCCGGTTTCCCATCTCAGGATTTGATTCTGAGCCAGAAGGGGGCCTACATGTGGAACCCGGCCTGGGAAACAGAGGTGGACACGGACCGGTTTGAGAGTCTGTGCCGGAGAATCCTGGACCCGGAATTGGATGGGAAGAATATGTGGGAGGCCTGCCTGGAGGCATTTGAACTCTACAGGGGTATTTTTCTGCCCAGGTCAGCTGAGGAGAGCTGGGTAGGTCCCATGGCTGCCTATTATCACACATTATACCAGAAGCTGGTTGTTTATATGGCGGAAGAACTGATCCGGGATAAGGAGTATGCCCAGGTGGAAGAAATCTGCCAGAGGGCCATCGGCATTGACCGGTTTGCCGAGGATTTCCACTATTACTGGATTTATGCTGCGTATGGACAGGGGGAACAGGAGACTGCCCTGAAGCGGTATAAGGATACCACGGATATGTTCTACCGGGAACGTCTGATGACGCCCTCAGAGCATTTTAAGGAATTATACAAGGTTATCAGCAACAGCGAGCAGGAGGTAGTGACTGACCTGGATGTGATTCAGGAGAATCTGGGCACGGGTAGCGCCGGAGAAGGTCATGGCGCGTACCAGTGTGAATATGCGGTGTTCAAGCGTCTGGTACAGCTGGAACGCAGAGGTGTGGAGCGCAGCGGTGATTCCGTGTACCTTTGTCTTTTGACTGTGGGAGACAGGAAGGGACGCACCCTGAAGCCGGAGATCCAGGCGAGGGCCATGGAGCGCCTGAGGGCGTCTATTCAGAAATCCCTTCGTTCCAGCGACGTTTACGCGCGTTACAGTGTCAGCCAGTTCATTCTGCTTCTGTCCTCCGCCACCTTTGAGAACAGCGAGATGGTCATGGACCGGATTCTGTCCGCTTTCAATAAATCGTATGTGCGCAAGGATGTGGCGGTGAATTACAGCCTTGACGTGCTGAAACCCTGA
- a CDS encoding DMT family transporter, with protein sequence MKIKNALLLLLTASIWGVAFVAQSVGMDYVGPLTFNCVRCLMGGVVLLPCIWFFDRKNKRKEQVPVIPGARKTLIIGGICCGVALCLASNFQQFGIQYTTVGKAGFITACYIVIVPVLGLLLGKKCSPVVAGAVVLSLAGLYMLCMKGGELSVNKGDLLMLVCAFLFAVHIMIIDFFSPVVDGVKMSCIQFFVSGILSGAAMLIYETPEWSQIIAAWAPVLYAGIMSCGVAYTLQIVGQKGMNPTVASLILSLESSISVLAGWVILGQRLSSKEVLGCALMFGAIILAQIPVGRRRQASLNTEGN encoded by the coding sequence ATGAAGATAAAAAATGCGCTTTTGCTGCTGCTGACAGCCTCCATATGGGGGGTGGCCTTTGTGGCGCAGAGCGTTGGAATGGATTATGTGGGCCCACTTACATTTAACTGCGTCAGATGCCTTATGGGTGGTGTCGTCCTTCTTCCCTGCATATGGTTTTTTGACAGGAAGAATAAAAGGAAGGAGCAGGTTCCTGTTATACCAGGAGCCAGGAAGACCCTGATTATAGGAGGAATCTGCTGCGGCGTGGCCCTTTGCCTGGCCAGCAATTTCCAGCAGTTTGGAATCCAGTACACCACAGTGGGAAAGGCAGGGTTCATAACCGCCTGCTACATTGTCATTGTCCCTGTACTTGGTCTTTTATTAGGTAAGAAATGCAGTCCGGTGGTTGCCGGGGCAGTAGTTCTGTCACTGGCGGGTCTTTACATGCTGTGCATGAAGGGCGGGGAACTGTCGGTGAACAAAGGGGATCTTCTCATGCTGGTATGCGCATTTCTTTTTGCTGTGCATATCATGATTATTGATTTCTTTTCCCCTGTTGTGGACGGAGTAAAGATGTCCTGTATCCAGTTTTTTGTCAGCGGCATCCTCTCAGGAGCAGCCATGCTGATTTATGAAACGCCTGAATGGAGCCAGATTATAGCCGCATGGGCGCCGGTTCTCTATGCAGGCATCATGTCCTGCGGAGTGGCTTATACCCTGCAGATTGTGGGACAGAAGGGGATGAATCCAACGGTGGCTTCCCTGATTCTGAGCCTGGAATCCAGTATTTCAGTTCTGGCCGGATGGGTGATTTTAGGGCAAAGGCTTTCTTCCAAGGAAGTACTGGGCTGCGCCCTTATGTTTGGCGCCATCATACTGGCGCAGATTCCGGTGGGACGCCGCAGGCAAGCCTCTCTGAATACGGAGGGAAACTAG
- a CDS encoding bifunctional folylpolyglutamate synthase/dihydrofolate synthase, which produces MGQAEEYLDRIPMWTRKKNSLEDVRRFLDYLGNPDRDRPAIHVAGTNGKGSVCAFLTSILGEAGYSTGTFISPHLVEVRERFLINGEMVDQESFEGAFETVLEASRKLADQGLCHPTFFEFLFYMAMVLFRMHDVDVMILETGMGGRLDTTNVLERPAACVITSISMDHTRYLGDTLAKIAGEKAGIIKTGVPLVFDDGQPEVSTILEGFAFRKGAARYPVGRDDFYVEEIGEKGLSINARMKDGRCLELEIPFEAFYQAENAMLAVRTLDVLRYPGECPRTGCRMPGHGPCICPDGKEWGISDQHIIKGLKNTFWPGRMEQVRPGIYLDGAHNPGGIEAFIQTAGEISDRQGKKPWLLFAAVSDKDYERMAEQLCKEMIWEAVGVVHMNSDRGLAAEELARVFRTYTSRPVYSYGDTKSAVEDMAEKSREGLLFCAGSLYLIGEIKAVLEQKP; this is translated from the coding sequence ATGGGACAAGCAGAGGAGTATTTGGACCGCATTCCCATGTGGACCAGGAAAAAGAATTCATTGGAGGACGTCAGGCGGTTTCTGGATTATCTGGGAAACCCTGACCGGGACAGACCGGCGATTCATGTGGCAGGGACCAATGGAAAGGGTTCTGTGTGCGCATTTCTCACCTCTATTTTAGGTGAGGCCGGTTACAGCACCGGCACCTTTATCTCACCACATCTGGTGGAGGTGCGTGAACGTTTTCTGATTAATGGGGAAATGGTGGATCAGGAAAGCTTTGAAGGGGCTTTTGAGACTGTCCTTGAGGCCAGCAGAAAGCTTGCGGACCAGGGACTCTGCCATCCCACTTTTTTTGAATTCCTGTTTTATATGGCCATGGTCCTGTTCAGAATGCATGATGTGGATGTGATGATTCTGGAAACAGGCATGGGCGGCAGGCTGGATACCACCAATGTGCTGGAACGGCCGGCAGCCTGTGTGATTACCTCCATCAGCATGGACCATACCAGGTATCTGGGCGATACCCTGGCCAAGATTGCAGGGGAAAAGGCCGGCATTATAAAGACCGGTGTTCCTCTTGTTTTTGACGATGGGCAGCCGGAGGTCTCCACCATACTGGAAGGATTTGCTTTCCGCAAGGGTGCTGCCAGATATCCGGTAGGCCGGGATGATTTTTATGTGGAGGAGATAGGCGAAAAAGGCCTGTCCATTAACGCCAGGATGAAGGACGGCAGATGCCTGGAGCTGGAGATTCCCTTTGAAGCTTTTTACCAGGCGGAGAACGCCATGCTGGCTGTGCGCACCCTGGACGTCCTGCGCTACCCCGGAGAATGTCCCAGGACAGGATGCCGGATGCCGGGACACGGTCCCTGCATCTGCCCGGACGGAAAGGAATGGGGAATATCGGACCAGCATATTATAAAGGGCCTGAAGAATACATTCTGGCCCGGCCGTATGGAGCAGGTGAGGCCGGGAATCTACCTGGACGGTGCCCATAATCCCGGCGGTATTGAGGCGTTCATACAGACAGCCGGGGAAATTTCGGACAGACAGGGAAAGAAGCCATGGCTGCTGTTTGCAGCTGTTTCAGATAAGGACTATGAGCGTATGGCAGAGCAGCTGTGCAAAGAGATGATATGGGAAGCAGTGGGCGTGGTTCATATGAACAGTGACAGAGGACTGGCGGCTGAAGAGCTGGCCAGGGTATTCAGAACCTATACGTCCAGACCTGTTTATTCATATGGGGACACAAAGAGCGCGGTTGAGGATATGGCTGAAAAGAGCCGGGAGGGACTGCTGTTCTGCGCCGGATCCCTGTATCTCATCGGTGAGATTAAGGCGGTACTGGAGCAGAAGCCCTGA
- a CDS encoding tetratricopeptide repeat protein, which translates to MNTDYARKNQQIANSFYNLGLEKARIRDLSGAAQCLKKSLHFNKYQTDARNLLGLIYYENGEVADALVQWVISLNLQPEDNLADHYLDEIQRKPGQLEIESQNVKTFNQALWHAQNGSDDLAILQLARVVESNPHFVKAHLLLALLYMAREDFNKAGRCLYKILQIDKSNQKALYYMSIVKQNTGRADAEKRKMVKAFSHRKMEDDDVIIPNTYKENTGISTVLHIIIGLVLGIMAFYFLILPARTRDLNSIHDNNLKSYMQKLNNANQQYDILKADYDELDAHTKEIQARLDELTTGNTSVIAQYQGLIWILQDYRSGDLVAAAKAFAGAGFDLIEDENIQAIVENIRQDMTANIYQSLVDRGLQLWNAGNKTEAMDYFQASLTIKPDNPEALFYVGRLYQDAGDTDNANSMFDKVVNEFPDSEYVDRAKNARGY; encoded by the coding sequence GTGAATACAGACTATGCAAGAAAGAACCAGCAGATAGCCAACAGCTTCTACAACCTGGGCCTGGAAAAGGCCAGGATACGGGATCTGTCCGGCGCGGCCCAGTGCCTGAAGAAGAGCCTGCATTTTAATAAGTATCAGACAGATGCCAGGAATCTGCTGGGACTGATATACTATGAGAACGGTGAAGTGGCAGATGCCCTGGTACAGTGGGTCATCAGCCTGAATCTGCAGCCGGAGGATAATCTGGCGGACCATTATCTGGATGAGATTCAGAGGAAGCCGGGACAGCTGGAGATAGAGAGCCAGAATGTGAAAACATTTAACCAGGCGCTCTGGCACGCCCAAAACGGAAGCGATGATTTGGCCATTCTCCAGCTGGCCAGGGTGGTGGAGTCAAACCCTCATTTTGTGAAGGCCCATCTGCTCCTGGCCCTGTTATATATGGCCAGAGAGGACTTTAATAAGGCCGGGCGCTGCCTGTACAAGATTCTCCAGATTGACAAGAGCAACCAGAAGGCCCTGTACTATATGTCCATTGTAAAACAGAATACAGGCAGGGCTGATGCGGAGAAGCGCAAGATGGTGAAGGCATTTTCCCATCGGAAGATGGAGGATGACGATGTCATCATCCCTAATACTTATAAGGAAAATACAGGTATTTCCACTGTGCTTCACATCATTATAGGACTGGTTCTGGGCATTATGGCATTTTATTTTCTCATTCTGCCGGCCAGGACAAGGGACCTTAACAGCATTCACGATAACAACCTGAAATCCTACATGCAGAAGCTTAACAATGCAAATCAGCAGTACGATATTCTGAAAGCGGATTACGATGAGCTGGATGCCCACACAAAGGAGATTCAGGCCCGTCTGGACGAGCTGACCACAGGCAACACCAGCGTCATTGCCCAGTACCAGGGACTGATTTGGATTCTCCAGGATTACAGGAGCGGTGATTTGGTGGCAGCGGCCAAGGCATTTGCAGGAGCAGGCTTTGATTTGATTGAGGACGAAAACATACAGGCTATTGTGGAAAATATCCGTCAGGATATGACGGCGAATATCTACCAGAGTCTGGTGGACCGGGGACTTCAGCTGTGGAACGCAGGCAATAAGACAGAGGCCATGGACTATTTCCAGGCCAGTCTGACCATAAAGCCGGATAATCCGGAAGCCTTGTTCTATGTGGGGCGTCTGTACCAGGATGCCGGCGACACGGACAATGCCAATTCCATGTTTGACAAAGTGGTCAATGAATTCCCGGATTCCGAATATGTGGACCGGGCAAAGAATGCCAGAGGTTATTAA
- a CDS encoding STAS domain-containing protein, whose product MEQTTFTYEAREQMLVIHLPGELDHHNCRNLKRDTDLLLAENYINRIVFDFTHTSFMDSSGIGVLLNRYKQMAASRGTVAYYGAGPQVRRILEMGGVSRLIKGYEDRESAIKG is encoded by the coding sequence ATGGAACAGACAACGTTTACGTATGAGGCCAGGGAGCAGATGCTGGTGATTCACCTTCCGGGAGAGCTGGACCACCATAACTGCAGGAACCTGAAACGGGATACGGACCTGCTTTTGGCGGAGAATTACATCAATCGGATTGTATTTGATTTTACACACACATCATTTATGGATTCATCCGGCATCGGGGTACTTTTAAACCGTTATAAGCAGATGGCAGCCAGCCGGGGAACCGTGGCCTATTACGGGGCAGGACCCCAGGTCAGGCGGATACTGGAGATGGGCGGTGTAAGCCGCCTTATCAAAGGATATGAAGACAGGGAATCAGCAATAAAGGGATGA
- the spoIIAB gene encoding anti-sigma F factor has translation METNREHMRLEMESLSRNEEFARVVTAVFMSRLDPTLEEVDDVKTAVSEAVTNAVIHGYRGDRGTIYLDLTADMEERTLTVAVKDCGVGIADVKQAMEPMFTTDPEGERSGMGFSFMEAFMDQVEVESEPNHGTLVTMKKSIGR, from the coding sequence ATGGAGACAAACAGAGAACACATGAGGCTGGAAATGGAGAGCCTTTCCCGGAATGAGGAGTTTGCCAGGGTGGTGACCGCCGTGTTCATGAGCAGGCTGGACCCCACCCTGGAGGAGGTGGACGATGTGAAGACAGCCGTATCCGAGGCAGTGACCAATGCAGTCATACATGGCTACAGGGGAGACAGGGGAACCATATATCTGGACCTGACCGCAGATATGGAGGAACGGACCCTGACCGTGGCGGTGAAGGACTGCGGTGTGGGTATAGCGGATGTGAAACAGGCCATGGAGCCTATGTTTACCACGGATCCCGAAGGTGAGCGCTCCGGCATGGGCTTTTCCTTCATGGAGGCCTTTATGGACCAGGTAGAGGTGGAGTCCGAACCAAATCATGGCACATTGGTGACAATGAAGAAATCCATCGGCAGGTGA
- the sigF gene encoding RNA polymerase sporulation sigma factor SigF, with the protein MDETMKLINMAHEGDKAARDQLVMDNVGLIWSIVRRFSGRGYEMEDLFQIGSIGLIKAIDKFDTGFDVKFSTYAVPMITGEIKRFLRDDGMIKVSRSIKELGVKVRAAREEMTYALGREPTIEEIAGRLGTSREEVAASLEAAAEVESLYRPADSGDENSTYLMDRLAQDNNDHEDLLNRMVLKDLMEGLEEEQREIILRRYFYNETQTQIAGELGISQVQVSRLEKRILKEMRKKL; encoded by the coding sequence ATGGATGAGACCATGAAATTAATCAATATGGCTCACGAAGGGGATAAAGCGGCAAGAGACCAGCTGGTCATGGACAATGTGGGACTTATATGGAGCATTGTAAGGCGGTTCTCAGGCCGGGGATATGAGATGGAGGATCTGTTCCAGATTGGAAGCATCGGACTGATTAAGGCCATTGACAAATTTGACACTGGGTTTGACGTGAAATTTTCTACCTATGCAGTGCCCATGATTACAGGGGAGATTAAACGATTTCTCAGGGATGACGGTATGATCAAGGTCAGCCGCTCCATCAAGGAACTGGGGGTTAAGGTCAGGGCCGCCAGGGAGGAAATGACATACGCTCTGGGAAGGGAACCTACCATTGAGGAGATTGCAGGCAGGTTAGGAACCAGCCGTGAGGAAGTGGCGGCGTCCCTGGAAGCAGCGGCAGAGGTGGAGTCGTTATACCGTCCGGCGGACAGCGGGGATGAAAATTCCACCTATCTCATGGACCGCCTGGCCCAGGACAACAATGACCATGAGGATTTGTTAAACCGAATGGTTTTAAAGGATTTGATGGAGGGACTTGAGGAAGAGCAGAGAGAAATCATTCTGCGCAGATATTTTTACAATGAGACTCAGACCCAGATTGCCGGAGAGCTGGGCATTTCCCAGGTACAGGTGTCGAGGCTGGAAAAACGTATATTGAAAGAAATGAGGAAAAAACTGTAA
- a CDS encoding stage V sporulation protein AA, which produces MNHTVYLKLSQITELTHKDVVLKDVAQVYCDDQNVMNKCNSMKVMTVKVDAKRRYIMSALDVINKLKQLDSTIDVNNVGETDFIIAYKPPSPPAYIWQWTKTVFVCLVCFFGAAFAIMTFNNDVSVTDVFSEVFSLVMGYESGGFTVLEISYSVGLAVGIIGFFNHFAAIKLNTDPTPLEVEMRLYEDNISKTLIANDGRKESKIDIT; this is translated from the coding sequence ATGAACCATACAGTCTATTTAAAACTAAGTCAAATCACGGAGCTGACCCACAAGGACGTTGTCCTAAAGGACGTGGCCCAGGTTTACTGCGACGACCAGAATGTGATGAATAAATGCAACTCCATGAAGGTCATGACCGTGAAGGTGGACGCCAAGCGGCGCTATATCATGAGTGCCCTGGATGTAATCAACAAGTTAAAACAGCTGGACTCCACCATTGATGTAAACAACGTGGGGGAGACGGATTTTATTATAGCCTACAAACCGCCTTCCCCGCCTGCTTACATCTGGCAGTGGACCAAGACTGTATTTGTCTGCCTGGTGTGTTTTTTCGGCGCTGCATTTGCCATTATGACCTTTAACAATGACGTCAGCGTCACCGATGTGTTCAGCGAGGTGTTCAGCCTGGTCATGGGCTATGAATCCGGAGGTTTTACTGTGCTGGAGATTAGCTATTCGGTTGGTCTGGCCGTGGGCATCATCGGTTTCTTCAATCATTTCGCAGCCATAAAACTGAATACGGACCCCACGCCGTTAGAGGTGGAAATGCGCCTTTATGAGGACAATATCAGTAAGACCCTGATTGCCAATGACGGCAGAAAGGAGTCCAAAATTGATATTACTTAA
- a CDS encoding stage V sporulation protein AB — MILLKKCLLAFFGLCAGGIIAAGVYAFLAIIGVFVRLMGKTGTRKHIFLYETVIILGGVLGNILDIYEFPIYMGPYIGTLFICVFGLSVGIFVGCLVMSLAETLKALPVISRRIHLAVGLQYLIFALAAGKMAGSLVYFWNHMASLG, encoded by the coding sequence TTGATATTACTTAAAAAATGTCTGCTGGCGTTCTTCGGTCTGTGCGCCGGCGGCATCATTGCAGCCGGCGTATATGCGTTCCTGGCCATTATCGGCGTGTTTGTGCGCCTCATGGGAAAGACAGGTACCAGGAAGCATATTTTTCTGTATGAGACAGTGATTATTCTGGGCGGGGTCCTGGGAAATATACTGGATATTTATGAGTTTCCCATCTATATGGGGCCCTATATCGGCACCCTTTTCATATGTGTATTCGGACTGTCGGTTGGGATTTTTGTGGGCTGTCTGGTCATGTCCCTGGCAGAGACGCTAAAGGCACTTCCGGTCATCAGCCGGAGGATTCACCTGGCCGTGGGACTTCAGTATCTGATATTTGCCCTGGCGGCAGGGAAAATGGCGGGGTCCCTGGTATATTTCTGGAATCATATGGCCTCCCTGGGATGA
- a CDS encoding SpoVA/SpoVAEb family sporulation membrane protein, translated as MEIDKKKYEEYVKQVTPTHSLAKNMAAAFLVGGIICVLGQFALNFMMNSMGMDQETAAAWTLLELILLSILLTGFNIYPKIVKFGGAGALVPITGFANSVVAPAIEFHAEGEVFGVGCKIFTIAGPVILYGVLTSWVLGLIYWVGTMMGIF; from the coding sequence ATGGAGATTGATAAGAAAAAGTATGAGGAGTACGTGAAACAGGTGACTCCCACCCACAGCCTGGCAAAGAACATGGCGGCGGCCTTTCTGGTAGGCGGAATCATCTGCGTGCTGGGACAGTTTGCCCTGAATTTCATGATGAACAGCATGGGTATGGACCAGGAAACAGCAGCGGCCTGGACTTTGCTGGAGCTGATTCTTTTAAGTATCCTGCTGACCGGATTCAATATCTATCCAAAGATTGTGAAGTTCGGGGGAGCAGGCGCCCTGGTGCCGATAACAGGATTTGCCAATTCCGTGGTGGCGCCGGCCATCGAGTTTCACGCGGAGGGCGAGGTGTTCGGTGTTGGCTGTAAGATATTTACCATTGCCGGGCCGGTGATTTTGTACGGGGTTTTGACCAGCTGGGTCTTGGGGCTGATTTACTGGGTTGGGACGATGATGGGGATTTTTTAG
- a CDS encoding ATP-dependent nuclease: MYLSCVRIWNFRKYGYANLDATPALEVYLKGGLNVLIGENDTGKTAIIDAIKFVLGTRSHDTLQIKECDFYEDLKGERSELLKIECVFQELSDDEAGNFLEWLTFDGDKAELSVRMIARRRDNRIMNSITAGMPELDTRFDAIELLRVTYLKPLRDAENELKHGYHSRLAQILLNHPLFTKEKDLHVLERYFGIANQKIEEYFKKEKLEKDEIFGIEDGEKGAKEITGKLEATLREFMGNNYDSHGYEPIISASRNELTSILRRLSLIIAQNQVGLGSLNQLFIALELLLFDIENRFNIALIEEIEAHLHPQAQLRLIAYLQNKNDNDNSNKKLQCIITTHSITLASKIKISNLIYCKNNKAYMLDSAHTALESGDYKYLERFLDSTKANLFFAKGVIFVEGDAENILMPVIAKIIGMPLEKYGVSIVNVGSLAFLRYANIFKRKNGECIDIPIAIVTDLDVRPDYYYEIKKEENKNIVYSIEDLKGAEEICELKCSDIEGKYYIKKEDIYEKIKEQNKVKKLSKKVKDSIEIYIKKEVSTELYRSFILEKKKDKYCTDKARLFTNNWTLEYDIAFSTLRVYLYASVMAAKKVKKQDSIEINISEEFLEAKRIIDEWSATGDSQEIIAYKIYEDLLLKNASKAVTAQYFSEILEQNVITVNAIIAKDESLSYIKQAIMYACGKEY; encoded by the coding sequence ATGTATTTATCGTGTGTAAGAATATGGAATTTTAGAAAATATGGTTATGCCAATTTAGATGCGACTCCTGCATTAGAGGTTTATTTAAAGGGAGGATTAAATGTTCTTATTGGAGAAAATGATACGGGAAAGACAGCAATTATTGATGCAATTAAATTTGTTCTTGGAACTAGAAGCCATGATACTTTACAAATAAAAGAATGTGATTTTTATGAGGATTTAAAAGGTGAACGAAGTGAATTATTGAAGATAGAATGTGTTTTTCAAGAATTAAGTGATGATGAGGCAGGCAATTTTCTGGAATGGCTTACATTTGATGGGGATAAGGCAGAGCTCAGTGTTCGGATGATAGCAAGACGTAGAGATAACAGAATTATGAATTCGATTACTGCAGGCATGCCAGAATTAGATACCCGCTTTGATGCAATTGAATTATTGAGAGTGACGTATCTTAAGCCGCTAAGAGATGCAGAAAATGAATTGAAACATGGTTACCATTCAAGGTTGGCGCAAATTTTGCTAAATCATCCACTTTTTACTAAAGAAAAAGATCTTCATGTATTAGAAAGATACTTTGGTATAGCTAATCAAAAAATCGAGGAATATTTTAAGAAAGAAAAACTGGAAAAAGATGAAATTTTTGGAATTGAGGATGGGGAGAAAGGTGCGAAAGAAATCACAGGGAAATTAGAAGCAACTTTACGAGAATTTATGGGTAATAATTATGATTCGCATGGTTATGAACCGATAATTTCAGCAAGTAGAAATGAATTGACTAGTATTCTGCGCAGGCTAAGCCTAATTATTGCTCAAAATCAAGTTGGATTAGGTTCTTTAAATCAGTTATTTATAGCATTAGAATTATTATTATTTGACATAGAAAATCGCTTTAATATTGCTTTAATCGAGGAAATCGAAGCTCATTTACATCCTCAGGCGCAGTTAAGACTAATTGCTTATTTACAAAATAAAAATGATAATGATAATAGTAATAAAAAGTTACAGTGCATTATCACGACACATAGCATAACATTAGCATCAAAAATAAAAATATCTAATCTGATATATTGTAAAAATAATAAAGCTTATATGCTAGATTCTGCCCATACTGCTTTAGAAAGTGGAGATTATAAATATTTAGAAAGATTTTTGGATTCTACAAAAGCTAACTTGTTTTTTGCTAAGGGAGTCATTTTTGTTGAAGGTGATGCAGAAAATATTCTAATGCCCGTTATCGCAAAAATAATTGGTATGCCATTAGAAAAATATGGGGTCTCAATTGTTAATGTAGGAAGTCTGGCATTTCTTAGATATGCAAATATTTTCAAAAGAAAAAATGGAGAGTGTATAGATATACCAATAGCAATAGTTACAGATTTGGATGTACGACCGGATTACTATTATGAAATAAAAAAAGAGGAGAATAAAAATATTGTTTATTCTATAGAAGATTTGAAGGGTGCAGAGGAGATATGTGAATTAAAATGTTCAGATATTGAAGGAAAGTATTATATAAAGAAAGAAGACATTTATGAAAAAATAAAAGAACAAAATAAGGTGAAAAAACTTAGCAAAAAAGTAAAGGATAGTATTGAAATTTATATTAAGAAAGAAGTAAGTACAGAACTATATAGAAGTTTTATCTTGGAGAAGAAAAAGGATAAATATTGTACGGATAAAGCGAGATTATTTACCAACAATTGGACATTGGAATATGATATTGCATTTAGCACTTTGCGAGTTTACTTATATGCATCGGTGATGGCTGCAAAGAAAGTAAAAAAGCAGGATTCCATAGAAATTAATATATCAGAAGAATTTTTAGAGGCCAAAAGGATAATAGATGAGTGGTCCGCTACGGGAGACTCTCAGGAAATAATAGCGTATAAGATTTATGAAGATCTGCTGTTGAAAAATGCGTCAAAGGCAGTAACTGCTCAATATTTTTCAGAGATACTTGAGCAGAATGTTATCACCGTTAATGCTATAATAGCGAAGGATGAAAGTCTTTCTTATATAAAACAAGCTATAATGTATGCTTGTGGAAAGGAATACTAA